The Sandaracinus amylolyticus genomic interval CGCGGATCGACGCCTGCGTCGAGCATGCCCTTCGCGACGAAGAACGCGAGCGCGTGCGTGTCGGCCATCGCCTTGTCGTGCGCGTGCGCGTCCTGCTCGAGCGTCCAACATCCGACGCGCTCGTAGAGCGCGCGCGCCTGCGCCGCGGTGCCGGGGTGCATCGGGTTCGGGCAGATCACGACGCGCAGCGGGCGCTCCGCGTGCGCGAGCGAGACGGGACCGAAGAGCGGGTGCGTGCCGATCCACGGGATCTCGGTCCCGAAGATCTCGCGCATCGCCTCGATCGGGTGGACCTTCACGCTGCCCACGTCGAGCACGAGCTGCTCGGGCGTCACGTGCGGACGCAGCGCGCGCAGCACGTCGGGCATCACGCCGACCGGCACCGACACGATCACCGCGTCCGCGCCCTTCGCGGCCTCTTCGATCGACGACGCGCGACGCTCGGCGGGCATCTCGGCGTGCGGATCGTACGCGCGGACCTCGAAGCCCGACTCGACCATCAGATCCGAGAGCGCGCGGCCGAAGCGGCCGTGCCCGAGCATCGCGATCCTGCGCATGAGGGCGCGAATGATAGCGCCACCCCCGCGCGCTGCCCGTCGTGGCGCGCGCGCGTTCGAGTGGGTGGCTCCAGACGCA includes:
- a CDS encoding prephenate dehydrogenase/arogenate dehydrogenase family protein is translated as MRRIAMLGHGRFGRALSDLMVESGFEVRAYDPHAEMPAERRASSIEEAAKGADAVIVSVPVGVMPDVLRALRPHVTPEQLVLDVGSVKVHPIEAMREIFGTEIPWIGTHPLFGPVSLAHAERPLRVVICPNPMHPGTAAQARALYERVGCWTLEQDAHAHDKAMADTHALAFFVAKGMLDAGVDPRVPNAPPSFQAMARTIESVRGDAGHLFAAIQAENPYATDARRRLIDALTALDASIAKAAPATRDATLAIPESPVEQSAELVEARDLIDELDREIVERLARRAELSRRARAAKARDGKPVHDPTREAQVLAARREWANELQIDAQSVEDVFRAVLRFSRRVQG